The following coding sequences lie in one Bacteroidota bacterium genomic window:
- a CDS encoding helix-hairpin-helix domain-containing protein: MKNIFRDFFTFNKRERNGVFILLSIIGGLILYLNVSSRFVSREVVDFTAFDKDVKKFQETIEEQKKAATYHRTSSFEASSETAVETNSERFYFNPNNLPEQEWKRLGLSEKQIKSIKKYESKGGKFRTKADVKKMYCIKQEQYESLEPYIQIGSLAESARAGEKTTSVFQDGKVENTSLISKSDGEHISLVDLNTADSAMLTGIKGIGPFYAKNIIKYRNAIGGFVKKEQLLEIWKFDQEKLNAIEKHIVVDATKIKKINLNSCEPSDLKSPYISWTIANAIVNYRKNHGKYKTVDEIKKTDLVDEETYRKIVPYLVLGD, from the coding sequence ATGAAAAACATTTTTCGTGATTTTTTTACGTTCAATAAACGTGAACGCAATGGTGTATTTATTTTATTAAGCATTATCGGTGGATTGATACTCTACTTAAATGTTTCTTCTCGTTTTGTTAGTCGTGAAGTAGTTGATTTTACAGCCTTTGATAAAGATGTAAAAAAATTTCAAGAGACGATTGAGGAGCAAAAAAAAGCAGCAACTTATCATCGAACATCAAGTTTTGAAGCATCAAGTGAAACTGCTGTGGAGACAAATTCAGAACGATTTTATTTTAATCCGAATAATTTACCTGAACAAGAGTGGAAACGTTTGGGCCTTTCCGAAAAGCAAATTAAAAGCATAAAAAAATACGAGTCGAAAGGAGGGAAGTTTAGAACAAAAGCAGATGTAAAAAAAATGTATTGCATCAAACAAGAGCAATACGAATCGTTAGAACCCTATATTCAAATTGGTTCTCTGGCAGAATCAGCAAGAGCAGGAGAAAAAACAACTTCTGTTTTTCAGGATGGAAAAGTGGAAAATACTTCTTTGATATCTAAATCGGATGGGGAACACATAAGTCTTGTTGATTTGAATACAGCCGACTCCGCAATGTTGACAGGTATTAAGGGAATCGGACCCTTTTATGCAAAAAACATCATTAAGTATCGAAACGCTATTGGCGGATTTGTAAAAAAAGAACAATTATTAGAAATCTGGAAATTTGACCAAGAGAAATTAAATGCCATCGAAAAACACATCGTTGTGGATGCAACAAAAATTAAAAAAATCAATCTCAATAGCTGTGAGCCGTCAGATTTGAAAAGTCCTTACATCAGCTGGACCATAGCCAATGCAATCGTGAATTATCGGAAAAATCACGGGAAATACAAAACTGTTGATGAAATCAAGAAAACAGATTTGGTAGATGAAGAAACATACCGTAAAATTGTACCCTACTTAGTTCTTGGTGACTAA
- a CDS encoding adenine phosphoribosyltransferase yields the protein MLETKIKSTIRDVADFPKPGILFKDITPIFHNQNLCNEIVAEFAKRVADKNIHAIVGVESRGFLFGFALANKLNIPFVLVRKAGKLPYKKISYEYDLEYGSAKVEMQVDEIQPGWNVLIHDDLLATGGTAEAAVKLIEMQQGKVAGFAFVVELDFLKGREKLTPYSDNIISLVNY from the coding sequence ATGCTAGAAACCAAAATAAAATCAACAATAAGAGACGTAGCCGATTTTCCAAAACCGGGTATTCTTTTCAAAGACATTACTCCCATTTTTCACAACCAGAACTTGTGCAACGAAATTGTAGCAGAATTTGCGAAACGTGTTGCGGATAAAAATATACATGCCATTGTAGGTGTTGAAAGCAGAGGTTTTTTATTTGGTTTTGCATTGGCGAACAAATTGAACATCCCATTTGTTTTAGTAAGAAAAGCAGGGAAATTGCCCTACAAGAAAATTTCTTACGAATACGATTTGGAATACGGTAGCGCAAAAGTAGAAATGCAAGTGGATGAAATTCAGCCTGGCTGGAATGTTTTGATCCATGACGATTTGTTGGCAACAGGTGGAACAGCAGAAGCTGCAGTGAAATTAATTGAAATGCAACAAGGCAAAGTAGCCGGTTTTGCTTTTGTCGTGGAGCTCGATTTTTTAAAAGGCAGAGAGAAATTAACTCCCTATTCGGATAATATTATTAGTCTGGTGAATTATTAG
- a CDS encoding acyl-CoA dehydrogenase family protein, which translates to MDFSTNENQKMIADMIKKFGEDHIRPKMMEWDESQEFPVEVFKKLGELGLMGVLVPEQYGGSGFSYTEYVTAIVELSKICGSIGLSMAAHNSLCTGHILAFGNEEQKKKYLPKLATAEWIGAWGLTETGTGSDSGGMTTTAKKDGDYFVINGSKNFITHAISGNVAVVIVRTGEKGDSHGMSAFIIEKGTPGFNSGKKENKLGMRASETAELIFTDCRVHKDQMLGKEGDGFIQAMKVLDGGRISIASLAVGIAKGAFECALKYSKEREQFGKPISQFQGVAFKLADMATEIEAAELLTYFAADKKNKGEKMTKEGAYAKYYASEVAVRAGTEAVQIFGGYGYTKDFPAEKYYRDSKLCTIGEGTSEIQKMVIAREIMK; encoded by the coding sequence ATGGATTTTAGCACAAACGAAAATCAAAAAATGATCGCTGATATGATCAAAAAGTTCGGGGAAGATCACATCCGCCCGAAAATGATGGAATGGGACGAATCACAAGAATTCCCAGTAGAAGTATTCAAAAAGCTTGGAGAACTTGGATTGATGGGCGTTTTGGTGCCTGAGCAATATGGTGGATCTGGATTTTCATATACCGAATATGTGACTGCAATTGTAGAATTATCTAAAATTTGTGGCTCCATCGGATTGTCCATGGCAGCTCACAACTCTTTATGTACCGGTCATATCTTGGCATTCGGGAATGAAGAACAAAAGAAAAAATACCTTCCGAAATTGGCAACAGCAGAATGGATTGGCGCATGGGGATTAACAGAAACAGGCACCGGTTCTGATTCCGGTGGAATGACAACAACTGCTAAGAAAGACGGAGATTATTTTGTAATCAACGGTTCGAAGAACTTTATCACGCATGCAATCAGCGGAAACGTTGCGGTTGTAATTGTGCGTACCGGTGAAAAAGGCGATTCTCATGGAATGTCTGCTTTCATTATTGAAAAAGGAACACCGGGGTTTAACTCCGGAAAAAAAGAAAATAAATTGGGAATGCGTGCTTCCGAAACAGCTGAATTAATTTTCACTGATTGCCGCGTTCACAAAGACCAAATGCTAGGAAAAGAAGGCGATGGATTCATTCAAGCAATGAAAGTTTTGGATGGCGGTCGTATTTCTATTGCTTCATTGGCAGTAGGTATTGCAAAAGGCGCCTTCGAATGTGCTTTAAAATATTCCAAAGAGCGTGAGCAATTTGGGAAACCAATTTCTCAGTTTCAAGGGGTGGCCTTCAAATTGGCCGATATGGCAACCGAAATTGAAGCAGCTGAATTATTGACCTATTTTGCTGCCGATAAAAAGAACAAAGGGGAGAAAATGACAAAAGAAGGAGCATATGCGAAATATTATGCTTCCGAAGTAGCGGTGAGAGCAGGTACTGAAGCAGTTCAGATATTTGGCGGATACGGTTATACCAAGGACTTCCCGGCAGAAAAATACTACCGCGATAGTAAGTTGTGTACCATCGGAGAAGGAACTTCAGAGATCCAGAAAATGGTGATTGCACGAGAAATTATGAAATAA
- a CDS encoding 30S ribosomal protein S21: MLIVQVKEGEAIEKALKKFKKKFEKTGVVKELRERSKFTKPSVVYREAKIKAIYKEKMQRSEEA; encoded by the coding sequence ATGTTAATAGTACAAGTTAAAGAAGGCGAAGCAATCGAAAAAGCACTTAAGAAATTCAAAAAGAAATTTGAAAAAACAGGTGTTGTTAAAGAATTACGTGAACGTTCAAAATTCACTAAACCTTCTGTAGTGTATCGCGAAGCAAAAATTAAAGCGATTTACAAAGAGAAAATGCAACGCAGCGAAGAAGCATAG
- a CDS encoding T9SS type A sorting domain-containing protein gives MKKFLILFLFVIVFIPTKSQTYVTIPDANFVYYLQAVYPTCMLGNQMDITCPGITNAITLNISGSSISDLTGIQYFSSLEVLDCSTNLLTGLPTLPATLLSLNCYDNALTSLPSLPASLTNLICSFNQLTALPALPASLEVLDAGNNQLSSLPAPLPNSLQNVSCTNNFLTSIPTLPNSLTVFNCAGNLLTSLPSPLPNSMSILYCGGNQFVTLPILPDSLTQLQCNSNQLTTLPVLPNKLLGLWCFDNFLTALPPLPNFISELQCSNNYLTSLPSLPNSVYILVCDSNNISCFPTFPSSILPYALVIAGNPFSCLPNYIAAMDSTMLSYPICTPGDTLSNPDGCSNAGIMGTIYKDNNSDCVLNSSDVFWDNISMKLYDSTGNFLAQTYTLSNGWYYFPASLGTYTVKLDTAYLPLMAGCVSTGIQASVTLTSLQPLVQNTNFAMMCKPGFDIGVQSVYTSGWIFPGQIHNLKVLAGDVTNYNGDYCSTTISGTVKVTMTGSEIFSGVAPGALTPAIAGNVYTYTIPNFDAVNMLQDFNLAFATPTTALAGDLICVDVEVSTAASGDNNPVNNTYHYCYTVLSSYDPNMKEVYPVDVLPNYQDWFTYTIHFQNTGTAPAMNIRLTDTLDGNLDLETFQVINYSDYNLASLTGNALTFDFPGIMLPDSTSDFEGSKGFVQYRIKPKAGLPNGTMVNNTAFIYFDFNSPVITNTTVNHFIAALSVDENIAPLAFNVYPNPFNGKFSIDIKETSAKTLNVEIYNLLGMLLYKKNLVPGNRTIDFSEQPNGVYLIKVSDGTKSISQRIVKND, from the coding sequence ATGAAAAAATTCCTGATTCTTTTTCTATTTGTTATTGTTTTTATCCCTACTAAGTCGCAAACATATGTGACCATCCCTGATGCCAATTTTGTTTACTATCTTCAAGCAGTTTATCCAACGTGCATGCTTGGCAACCAAATGGACATAACCTGTCCGGGAATCACCAATGCTATCACCTTGAACATAAGCGGTTCATCAATATCCGATCTTACCGGTATTCAATATTTTAGCAGTTTAGAAGTGCTCGACTGCTCAACAAACCTGCTTACTGGCTTGCCAACTCTTCCAGCGACTTTGCTTTCCCTTAACTGCTATGATAATGCATTAACGAGCCTGCCTTCTTTGCCTGCCTCGCTTACTAATTTGATCTGTAGTTTTAATCAGCTGACGGCTTTGCCTGCATTGCCTGCATCACTTGAGGTTCTGGATGCTGGCAATAATCAACTTTCTAGTTTACCCGCTCCATTGCCAAATTCATTACAGAATGTAAGTTGTACCAACAATTTTTTAACAAGTATACCTACATTGCCTAATTCGCTTACTGTTTTTAATTGTGCTGGAAATTTATTGACGAGCCTTCCGTCTCCTTTGCCCAATTCAATGTCAATTCTTTATTGTGGTGGCAATCAGTTTGTGACTTTACCAATTCTTCCCGATTCACTTACGCAATTGCAATGTAATTCCAATCAACTTACAACGTTACCTGTGTTGCCAAATAAATTATTGGGCTTGTGGTGCTTTGATAATTTTTTAACAGCCCTTCCTCCCTTGCCTAACTTTATTTCTGAATTGCAATGCTCAAATAATTATTTGACATCCTTGCCATCATTACCCAATTCGGTTTACATTCTCGTTTGTGATAGTAACAATATTTCGTGTTTTCCAACATTTCCAAGTTCAATATTGCCTTATGCACTTGTAATCGCTGGCAACCCGTTTTCCTGTTTGCCAAATTACATTGCAGCAATGGATTCAACAATGCTGTCTTATCCTATCTGTACACCTGGCGATACGCTTAGTAATCCAGATGGTTGTAGTAATGCAGGCATCATGGGCACGATTTATAAGGACAATAATTCTGATTGTGTCTTGAACAGTTCAGATGTATTTTGGGATAATATTTCAATGAAATTATATGACTCAACAGGGAACTTTTTGGCTCAGACTTATACTCTATCAAATGGCTGGTATTATTTTCCGGCTTCTTTGGGAACCTATACTGTAAAGTTAGACACCGCCTATCTGCCTTTGATGGCAGGCTGCGTCTCAACTGGAATTCAGGCATCTGTGACCTTGACAAGTTTACAGCCCCTTGTTCAGAATACAAATTTTGCGATGATGTGTAAGCCTGGATTTGATATTGGAGTTCAGTCTGTATATACGAGTGGTTGGATTTTTCCGGGCCAGATTCATAACCTGAAAGTGCTAGCAGGTGATGTCACCAATTACAATGGGGATTATTGCTCGACTACTATTTCTGGTACAGTTAAAGTAACAATGACCGGTTCTGAGATTTTTAGTGGCGTGGCTCCCGGAGCACTCACACCTGCGATAGCAGGGAATGTGTACACGTATACCATTCCGAATTTTGACGCGGTGAATATGCTTCAGGATTTTAATTTGGCGTTTGCAACACCAACCACTGCTCTTGCAGGAGATTTGATTTGTGTGGATGTTGAAGTTTCAACAGCAGCTAGCGGGGATAATAACCCTGTTAATAACACTTACCATTATTGCTACACCGTATTAAGTTCATACGATCCTAATATGAAGGAGGTGTATCCTGTGGACGTCCTTCCGAATTATCAGGATTGGTTCACTTACACCATTCATTTTCAGAACACAGGAACTGCACCGGCTATGAACATCCGTTTAACTGATACTCTGGATGGTAATCTCGATTTGGAAACATTCCAGGTAATCAATTATAGCGATTACAACCTGGCATCGTTGACAGGAAATGCACTAACGTTTGATTTTCCGGGTATTATGTTGCCCGATAGTACCAGTGATTTTGAGGGTTCCAAAGGATTCGTCCAATATCGCATCAAGCCTAAAGCGGGATTGCCCAACGGCACAATGGTGAATAATACGGCCTTCATTTATTTTGATTTTAATTCACCAGTGATTACAAATACGACTGTAAACCATTTTATAGCAGCTCTCTCTGTTGATGAAAATATTGCACCACTTGCTTTTAATGTTTATCCGAATCCCTTTAATGGAAAATTCAGTATAGATATAAAGGAAACATCAGCCAAGACCTTAAATGTCGAAATTTACAATCTGCTTGGAATGTTGCTTTATAAAAAGAATCTCGTTCCAGGCAACAGAACCATTGATTTTAGTGAACAGCCAAATGGCGTGTATCTTATTAAAGTTTCTGATGGAACAAAATCCATCAGTCAGCGAATCGTGAAGAACGACTAA